The window GGTGATCAATACGGCATGAATATGATGATGGATTGGCATAAGCAAATGGATTTTTACCAAGAATTCTTTAAAGGAAAAACGATTGCTGAAATTGAAGAATGGAATGCTAAATATACCTCAGATGTAAATGGAAGACCACTGACAGAAAAGTCCGATAAGCCTGAGGACATTGAAAAATACAGCAAGCTGACAGATGCGGAAAAAGCAGAGCTTGCAGATGTAACTACAGGTGCTACCTTCAGTCTTACAGATGCTCACGGCGATATTATTGCTGCGATTAAAAATGCATATGAGAATCGTGTAGAGGTTGACTTAACTGGTAAAAAAGAAGAAGCTACAACAGCTGATAAGGGGTCAAAAGAAGTGGTTGCCGGTGATTTAAAGGATGGCTCTTATACCGTAGAATATGAAACATTTGATTCTCACGGCTACAAACCAACAATGGAAGTAAAGGTAGAGGCTGGAAAAATTACTGTTGTTAAGTATGATGAAATAAAAGAAGATGGCTCAAAGAAATCTGAGGACAAAGAATATGGTTCACATATGGATATCGAGCCAGTTGATGCATATGCTCAATTAACTGAAAGTGCGATTGCCAAGCAGGGAACAGCGGATACAGTTTCTGGGGCGACAGCGTCAACAAATAGCTATAACGCATTATTAACTCACTTCTTACAAGAAATGGGTCCTAACGGAACTACTTCTGGGAAAATCAAATAATGACTGAATCTTAGGTAATCACTTGGTGGTTACCTAATTTTTTTGGGAGCATTCCAATAATGATAATTTTCTCTTATAGGATTATACTTAGATAGGAAAATGAAATGAATGGGGGATGTTGAATGAAAGAACAATACTATGACAAACTGCTTAATATACATACTTGTGAAGAGCAAAAGCGGTTTTATAAGTCTTTTCATTATCATCCATATGAACCGACACCGTATAGTGCTTTGGAAACCTTATTTAGTCAATATGAATTAAAGAGGGGCGACCAAATCGTTGATTTCGGCTGCGGCAAAGGAAGGTTAAATTTTTTTATTGAATATTTATACCATATAACCGTTACAGGGATAGAAATGAACTTAATTTTTTATCATGAGGCATTGGAGAATCGAGATAGTTATGTAAAAAAACGAAAAAATAGCAGGGAAAGGATACATTTTCATAATGGATTAGCTGAGGAATATAAGCTGGATCCTAGGGATAATCGATTTTATTTCTTTAATCCCTTTTCCATACAAATATTCAGAAGGGTAATCAATAACATATTGCTATCAGTGGAACATACTAAGCGTGAGATTGACTTGATTTTATACTATCCATCTGAGGATTATATTTATTTTTTAGAAAAGGATACTGCATTTGAGTTAAAGCAGGAAGTTATCCTAGCGAATCAATTCGAGCAGAACCCGTCAGAGCGATTTCTCATTTACAGTTTGTGTTAGGTAAATAAAAAAGGATGTCAGGTGACATCCTTTTTTATTTCAGCTGATAACCGCGATAATTCCTTCTTCATCATCCAAGACTAATTCAATTCCGGAATAAGGGTCCCGGTTTAAGAACTCCTCAAGCCATAATCTTAATGCTTCAATAATGTTAATGGTGACAAGTACTTGCTTTCGCCCGTTCGCGTAAGCCTCCGCGGAAAAACCGTAATCATCGTCATACATTAGTTCGATATCAACCTCTTCTGGCTTTATCTGCTTTTTGCGAGAAATATAGACACAGAGGGCATTCACTATATCCTGTTCAGAGATGATTAGCCTCTCCATGGGTTAGGATCCTCTTTTTTCTTGTTGTTTTTAAATACAGTGAAAATTTTACGAATTACCGCAATGATGACAACGATTGCCAATACATTAACAAGTAAGCCGAGGATTGAGCCAAGCATTCCCATATTAGCAAACAGTCCCCCAAATAAGAGGCCGGCAAGACCGCCTAGCATAAGACCTTTCATTAACCCACCGCTCTTTTTAGCAGGAGTGGCAGCAGACTTGTTGGTAGTATTTGTATCATTCTTTTTATTTTGGAAAAAAGAATTATTGTTATTTGTGCTATTATTGTTGCTGTTATAGCTTTTCTTTCCTGACTTGTACGATTTTGCCTCGACTGTTGTGATTTGATCCTGGAAAATAACGCTTCCAACTGGCGAAAATAGTAATACCGCCGTAAGTACTGCTGATAAAAGCTTCTTCATTAATTAAATTCCCTCCATTTGTTTTTATAAATGTATAAAAATGAAACTATCATTTTAGAATCACTTTTACCTCATCTTTATATTACATATTATTTACGTGTGAAGCGAAAAAAAGATTCGTTTAACTTCATTCAACAGAAGTTTTCCACTTCTACAAGTGGGGGATGAATGCAAATCGAACTTCGATTCAGTAGGGTTCAAACCCCGGTTGAATGAAGTTAAGCCTCCGGCGGATGTCACGGATTTTTTAAAGGTAGTTTACCCGAGGGAGCTCAGGTAATCCGGACCAAATTCGACGGGCGAATTTGATTTGAAAAATGAAAAATGAAAAATATTACCTAGAAAACAACGGAGAAGTTCAACTGAAATTTTACTATAATAAATTATATCTTTACATGCAAATTTTTTGCTTAAGAATCAGTGGTTTTGCAAGTGAAATGGAAAAATACAATATTAGTTAGTATTATAGAATATATGTATAATAATAGATATAAACTGAAAAACAGTGTAGGCTGATAGATAAAATCATTTATTTAACTTCATTCAGCAGAAGTCCTCCACTTCTACAAGTGGGGGATGAAGGAAAATGGTCCTTCGATTCAGTGGGGATTCAAACCCCTGCTGATTGAAGTTAAGCCTCCGGCGGATGTCCCGGATTTTTTAAAGGTAGTTTACCCGAGCGAGCTCAGGTAATCCGGACGCAAATTCGACGGGCGAATTTAATTTCTAATACAAAAAAGTGGTGATCATTCATGACAGCATATATCAATCAGGAGAATGGGGTTTTTCCTTCTGTATGTTCTCTAGATTGTCCAGACCAATGTGGCTTACTCGTCCATAAAAAGGATGGGAAAATCGTGAAGGTCGAGGGCGACCCTAATCATCCGGTAACGAAAGGAAATATTTGTAATAAAGTGCGTAATATGACAGCGCGGATTTATGATGAAAAGCGTCTGCAATATCCGATGAAACGGACTGGTGCTAAAGGAGAAGGTGTGTTTGAACGAATCAGCTGGGAGGAGGCCATTGAAGAGATAACCTTCCGTTGGAAAAAACTGATTGAAAATGATGGTCCTGAAAGTATTCTACCTTATAGCTTTTATGGGAATATGGGAAATTTGACTGCAGAAGGAATGGACCGCCGTTTCTTCAATCGCTTGGGTGCAACACGCCTTGATCGAACCATTTGTTCAACTGCAGGTGGTGTCGGCTACCAGTATACAATGGGCGGAAGCTATGGAATGGACCCCGAGGATACCGTTCATTCGAAATTAATTATCTTCTGGGGCGTCAATGCGGTCAGTACGAATATGCATCAAATTGCTCTCGCACAGCAGGCTCGAAAGAAAAATGGAGCAAAGATTGTTGTAATTGATGTTCATAAAAATCAAACGGCTAAGTTTGCTGACTGGTTCATTCCTATTTTACCTGGGACAGATAGTGCTCTTGCTTTAGGGATGATGCATATTTTATTTAAAGAAAATTTGGTTGATATTTCATTTCTGAACCAATATTCAGTCGGTCATGAAGAGCTGAGAGAGCATGTTATTCAATATGATCCTGAATCAGTCTCGGTAATAACAGGGGTACCTGTTGATGATATTTATAGATTAGCCCGTATGTACGGGGAAACGGCCCCTTCGTACATTCGAATTGGTAATGGCCCCCAGCACCATGATAATGGTGGAATGTTTGTACGTACGATTTCCTGTCTTCCCGCGCTTACTGGACAATGGCTGATAAAGGGTGGTGGAGCGATTAAAGGGAATTCAGGCTATTTAGAGCACAATGCTTATTATCTGCAGCGTCCCGATTTATTAAAGAATAAACAGACAAGACGAGTAAATATGAATCAAATTGGTGAAGCATTACTTTCTTTAGAACAGCCGATTAAATCACTTTTTATATACAGTAGTAACCCTGCTGTGGTAGCACCCGATGGGAACAAGGTCAGGAAAGGATTGCTGCGAGAGGATTTATTTGTCGTGGTCCACGATTTATTTTTTACGGAAACAGCCCAATATGCAGACCTTATTTTACCGGCGACTTCTTCCTATGAAAATACTGATTTCTATGCTTCTTATTGGCATCATTACATGCAAATTCAGCAGCCAGTAATCGAGCCATATGGGGAGTCCAAATCCAATGTAGAGGTCTTTAGGCTGCTTGCAAAATCCATGGGCTTTAACGAATCTGCCTTTGATGAGTCAGAAGCAGAAATGATTGCCGGCGCGCTAGATAATCCGAGAAATCCTTACTTAGAGGGAATGACCTATGATGCGTTATTGGAGAAGCAATATGTGAAGGCGAATATTGGGCAATTGCTTCCAGGCAGACTTAAAACGCCGAGCGGAAAAATAGAATTGTATTCGAAGAGAATGGAGAAGGACGGGTACCCGCCGCTTCCAACCTATATCCCGCTTAAAGAAGAGGGAAATTTACCATTCTCATTTATTCCAGCACCAAACCATAACTTCTTAAATTCTACTTTTTCTAATAATGATAAACATCGTAAGCTTGAAAAAGAGCCTGTGCTTCATATGAATGTGACAGATGCAAGGACCCGAGACATTCAAGATGGAGACATGGTAAGGATTTGGAATCATCGTGGTGAATGTGAGCTAAAGGTGACTGTTGGCGAAAATGTACTCCCTGGTGTAGTCGTAACTCAAGGACTATGGCAGCAACTAGAAGGGACAAAACAGTTGGTCAATACTCTAACCCCTGACCGAGTGTCAGATATGGGTGGAGGTGCTACATTCTTTTCAGGTCGTGTTAATGTAGGGAAAAAATAGTGTTAAGAACGGACAGTGCTTAGGAACTGTTCGTTTTTTTGCTATAATCGATTGAGACAACGATAGAATGACATAATGGATGGAGGATGTATGGATGATTAGATTTGGGATTATCGGAACAAATTGGATAACCGATTCATTTATTGAAGCAGCTATGGAGCTAGAGGATTTTTCCATATCTGCTATCTACTCCCGGACAGAGGAAAAGGCAGCGGAATTTGCGCAGAAATATGGAGTTGATCGTACTTTTACAGATCTTGAAGAAATGGCTAAGAGTAATGTGATTGACGCAGTGTACATTGCCAGTCCGAACTCCTTTCATGCCAAGCAGGCTATACAGTTCATGAAGCATAAAAAGCATGTCTTATGTGAAAAACCGCTAGCCTCGAACAGCGTAGAAGTAAAAGAGATGATTCAAATGGCAAAAGAAAATAATGTCCTTTTAATGGAGGCTTTAAAGACCACTTTAATGCCAAACTTTAAGGCGATTCAAGAAAATCTACATAAGGTTGGAGCTATTCGCCGTTTTGTAGCCAGCTACTGTCAATATAGCTCCCGTTATGATGCATATAAAGAGGGTACCATATTGAATGCTTTTAATCCGGCCTATTCGAATGGGTCCATCATGGATATTGGTATTTATTGTATTTATCCTTTAGTGGTACTGTTTGGAAAACCAACCAGCATAAAAGCAAGCGGCTATATTCTTGAGTCAGGTGTTGATGGTGAGGGAAGTTTGCTTCTATCATACCCTGAAATGGAAGCGGTGCTAATGTTCTCCAAAATAACGGATTCTGCATTACCATCAGAAATTCAAGGTGAGGATGGAAGTATCGTTATGAAAAAACTGAATCCAATCGAAAATGTGGAAATCCACTACCGAAATGGTGAGATTGAGAACGTATCAAAGCCTCAGAAAAAGCATCCGATGTTTTATGAAGCAGAAGAATTTATTAATCTGATTCAAGCAGGTGAATACGAATCAAAGGTTAATTCCTATGATCATTCATTCATTACAGCGGAAATCATCGAGGAAGCCAGAAAACAGATGGGGGTGAAATTCGGGTAGGATATTAGTGGCAGGTAACCCCCAAGAAGGGCACTAACAGACAAGTTAGTTCCCTTCTTGGGATTTAGGGTTTATCTCTCGTCCACCACTTCTTTAAGAATTTCATAGGAGCGTTTTTGTTTTTCCTCATCAAAGATATATGAAATGGCCATAAGTTCATCGACAGCATACAGTTCTTGAAAGTTCATTAATTGTTTTCGAATCGTATCTTTACTGCCCAATAAAATCGCACTTGTCATCGATTCTACCATTCCCTTTTCCATAGGAGTCCAATATTGATCCATATTTTCGACCGGAGGACTCAATGGCATCGATGAGCTTTTGACCACATTTAAGAAGAATTGGTCTAATGATGTGGCTAAATATTTTGCTTCTTCATTTGTATCTGCTGCAATGACATTTAAACACACCATCATATATGGTTTTTTGAGATATTCAGATGGCTGGAACTTTTCCCGATAAATGGAGATAGCTGCGGACATTTGCTGCGGTGCAAAATGGGAAGCAAACACATAAGGCAGTCCTAATTTAGCAGCTAAATAGGCTGAATCGGTTGAAGAACCCAAAATATAAATCGGAACCTGTGTCCCGACGCCAGGATGGGCTTTAACATAGCTCTGTTGCTCCTCAGGACCGAAATAGGTTAAAAGGGACTGAACGTCATCAGGAAATGTATAAACAGATTCGTGTCCGTTAGACCTTCTTAAAGCATTTGCTGTCATCATATCAGTACCAGGTGCACGACCAAGACCTAACTCTACCCGATTTGGATAGA of the Bacillus tuaregi genome contains:
- a CDS encoding LLM class flavin-dependent oxidoreductase — translated: MTHINIPVSVLNLVPIRKGQNAKQAIDSMVDLARAVEEMGYTRYWIAEHHNAPTLVSSATALLIKHTLEHTDHIAVGSGGIMLPNHAPLVVAEQFGTMATLYPNRVELGLGRAPGTDMMTANALRRSNGHESVYTFPDDVQSLLTYFGPEEQQSYVKAHPGVGTQVPIYILGSSTDSAYLAAKLGLPYVFASHFAPQQMSAAISIYREKFQPSEYLKKPYMMVCLNVIAADTNEEAKYLATSLDQFFLNVVKSSSMPLSPPVENMDQYWTPMEKGMVESMTSAILLGSKDTIRKQLMNFQELYAVDELMAISYIFDEEKQKRSYEILKEVVDER
- a CDS encoding Gfo/Idh/MocA family protein; protein product: MIRFGIIGTNWITDSFIEAAMELEDFSISAIYSRTEEKAAEFAQKYGVDRTFTDLEEMAKSNVIDAVYIASPNSFHAKQAIQFMKHKKHVLCEKPLASNSVEVKEMIQMAKENNVLLMEALKTTLMPNFKAIQENLHKVGAIRRFVASYCQYSSRYDAYKEGTILNAFNPAYSNGSIMDIGIYCIYPLVVLFGKPTSIKASGYILESGVDGEGSLLLSYPEMEAVLMFSKITDSALPSEIQGEDGSIVMKKLNPIENVEIHYRNGEIENVSKPQKKHPMFYEAEEFINLIQAGEYESKVNSYDHSFITAEIIEEARKQMGVKFG
- a CDS encoding YxcD family protein; amino-acid sequence: MERLIISEQDIVNALCVYISRKKQIKPEEVDIELMYDDDYGFSAEAYANGRKQVLVTINIIEALRLWLEEFLNRDPYSGIELVLDDEEGIIAVIS
- a CDS encoding molybdopterin-containing oxidoreductase family protein; protein product: MTAYINQENGVFPSVCSLDCPDQCGLLVHKKDGKIVKVEGDPNHPVTKGNICNKVRNMTARIYDEKRLQYPMKRTGAKGEGVFERISWEEAIEEITFRWKKLIENDGPESILPYSFYGNMGNLTAEGMDRRFFNRLGATRLDRTICSTAGGVGYQYTMGGSYGMDPEDTVHSKLIIFWGVNAVSTNMHQIALAQQARKKNGAKIVVIDVHKNQTAKFADWFIPILPGTDSALALGMMHILFKENLVDISFLNQYSVGHEELREHVIQYDPESVSVITGVPVDDIYRLARMYGETAPSYIRIGNGPQHHDNGGMFVRTISCLPALTGQWLIKGGGAIKGNSGYLEHNAYYLQRPDLLKNKQTRRVNMNQIGEALLSLEQPIKSLFIYSSNPAVVAPDGNKVRKGLLREDLFVVVHDLFFTETAQYADLILPATSSYENTDFYASYWHHYMQIQQPVIEPYGESKSNVEVFRLLAKSMGFNESAFDESEAEMIAGALDNPRNPYLEGMTYDALLEKQYVKANIGQLLPGRLKTPSGKIELYSKRMEKDGYPPLPTYIPLKEEGNLPFSFIPAPNHNFLNSTFSNNDKHRKLEKEPVLHMNVTDARTRDIQDGDMVRIWNHRGECELKVTVGENVLPGVVVTQGLWQQLEGTKQLVNTLTPDRVSDMGGGATFFSGRVNVGKK
- a CDS encoding FMN-binding protein, producing MSAKRKLSIITALTLSASLLAACGTEESKAPEEKQATAAETQQVAVAPTVVYQGLGVAKNFREGPGKDAQEVPVYSFNYITANALFDAEGKIINLYVDALEVSTPNYDGESMPHFSGWPAKEGYNITDHATGEVSGVSENTVDSVKAEIDAWQTKRERGDQYGMNMMMDWHKQMDFYQEFFKGKTIAEIEEWNAKYTSDVNGRPLTEKSDKPEDIEKYSKLTDAEKAELADVTTGATFSLTDAHGDIIAAIKNAYENRVEVDLTGKKEEATTADKGSKEVVAGDLKDGSYTVEYETFDSHGYKPTMEVKVEAGKITVVKYDEIKEDGSKKSEDKEYGSHMDIEPVDAYAQLTESAIAKQGTADTVSGATASTNSYNALLTHFLQEMGPNGTTSGKIK
- a CDS encoding methyltransferase; its protein translation is MKEQYYDKLLNIHTCEEQKRFYKSFHYHPYEPTPYSALETLFSQYELKRGDQIVDFGCGKGRLNFFIEYLYHITVTGIEMNLIFYHEALENRDSYVKKRKNSRERIHFHNGLAEEYKLDPRDNRFYFFNPFSIQIFRRVINNILLSVEHTKREIDLILYYPSEDYIYFLEKDTAFELKQEVILANQFEQNPSERFLIYSLC